The Bemisia tabaci chromosome 5, PGI_BMITA_v3 genome includes a window with the following:
- the LOC109032572 gene encoding venom carboxylesterase-6 yields the protein MKQYPLLGGIALFFNILVVGAVLSPTVHIDQGTLTGTIEKTANGRNINAFLGIPYARPPVGKYRFAPPQPPKPWRGKWNASTLPPMCLQYDHMNYLNDKRFAGDEDCLYVNVYTPLLPSGNSPLLDVFVYIHGGAFQSGAGFLYTPRYLLDQDVVFVTLNYRLGPLGFLTTEDEVVPGNNGLKDQVMALKWIQQNIAAFNGNPASVTISGMSAGGASVQYHYLSPMSQGLFHRGISMSGSSLTPFALVENGREKADRLAATLGCPTFSSRDLVDCLRYRPALQIVKLLATPLFMPYHYNPYSPFGPTVEMAGTEPFLSQSPYELLKSGQVKDIPWLASVTSEEGLYPTSNFVANATILSEIEERWDELAPHLLDYNYTIPQEKKVEVGRKIKNFYLKGKPVSPDTTSELTQMFGDRLYVVHVERAARLQAKSNTAPVYFYRFTYRGKHSYSEMMSWGSTENFGVSHGDDTAYVLGTFYGNPEETPQDKAMTRLMLNMWLTFAKTGKPVISHNVQWSPVKPEGDLDYLEINSSEDLVPKTSSDLGYRQFWDSLPFNEPVEPVAVKDEL from the exons ATGAAACAATATCCTCTGCTCGGTGGTATCGCATTGTTCTTCAACATTTTGGTCGTTGGGGCTGTTCTTTCACCGACTGTCCACATTGATCAAGGCACATTGACAGGAACAATTGAAAAGACTGCAAACGGAAGGAACATCAATGCGTTTTTAGGGATTCCGTATGCACGCCCTCCTGTGGGAAAATATAGGTTTGCG CCACCACAGCCGCCTAAACCATGGCGTGGAAAATGGAACGCATCTACTTTGCCTCCGATGTGTTTGCAATACGATCACATGAACTATTTGAACGACAAACGATTTGCCGGGGATGAAGATTGCCTTTACGTTAATGTCTACACACCGCTC cTTCCAAGTGGGAATAGTCCCCTTCTTGACgtttttgtttacattcatGGCGGCGCCTTTCAGTCCGGAGCTGGGTTTTTGTACACACCACGATACCTCCTCGATCAAGATGTAGTCTTCGTTACGCTGAACTATCGACTGGGACCACTTG GGTTCTTGACAACGGAGGATGAGGTCGTTCCTGGAAATAATGGACTTAAAGATcag GTGATGGCTTTAAAATGGATCCAGCAAAATATCGCAGCTTTCAATGGGAATCCAGCCAGCGTCACGATTTCTGGAATGTCTGCCGGAGGTGCCAGCGTGCAGTATCATTATCTGTCACCCATGTCTCAAG GTTTGTTCCACCGAGGGATCTCAATGAGCGGATCATCCCTGACACCGTTCGCCCTGGTGGAAAATGGTCGCGAGAAAGCGGACCGACTTGCCGCAACCCTCGGGTGCCCTACATTCTCATCTAGAGATTTGGTCGACTGCTTACGATACCGCCCTGCTCTCCAAATTGTTAAACTTCTCGCAACGCCTTTGTTCATG CCGTATCACTATAACCCATATTCTCCCTTCGGCCCAACTGTAGAGATGGCAGGAACCGAACCGTTCCTTTCGCAAAGTCCTTACGAGCTCCTGAAATCAGGTCAGGTGAAGGACATTCCATGGTTAGCCAGTGTCACGTCAGAGGAAGGGTTATACCCTACATCAA ATTTCGTGGCGAATGCGACGATATTGTCTGAGATCGAAGAAAGATGGGATGAGCTGGCTCCACATTTACTAGATTACAATTACACCATCCCGCAGGAGAAAAAGGTagaagttggaagaaaaatcaagaacttTTACCTCAAAGGAAAACCAGTCTCTCCCGACACGACCAGTGAACTAACCCAG ATGTTCGGCGATAGACTATACGTGGTACACGTTGAACGTGCAGCTCGACTACAAGCAAAATCCAATACCGCTCCCGTGTACTTTTACCGTTTCACGTACCGTGGAAAGCATAGCTACTCAGAGATGATGAGCTGGGGCTCTACAGAGAATTTCG GAGTAAGCCATGGGGATGATACTGCCTACGTATTGGGAACATTCTACGGAAATCCTGAGGAAACACCACAGGATAAGGCCATGACTCGATTGATGTTGAACATGTGGCTGACTTTTGCTAAAACAGG caaACCTGTAATAAGCCATAATGTGCAGTGGTCACCAGTCAAGCCCGAGGGTGACTTGGATTACCTGGAAATCAATTCTAGCGAGGATTTGGTGCCAAAAACAAGCTCTGATTTGGGCTATCGGCAGTTTTGGGATTCATTGCCATTCAACGAGCCAGTGGAACCAGTTGCTGTGAAAGATGAACTCTGA